In the Festucalex cinctus isolate MCC-2025b chromosome 10, RoL_Fcin_1.0, whole genome shotgun sequence genome, one interval contains:
- the LOC144026719 gene encoding unconventional myosin-IXb isoform X3: MSVRDGGDAVATSAGGVKGGGGLLTSTKDHNGRSYLLQIYPRLAAESSTCCNLRVQKDATAASVISDASAALGLEPGRLYVLAEVKESGGEEWVLEAGDLPVQRFLLWPRKAQEEHPQSLGFYFLLQERNNDGSIHYVHLPPLSKEQEAQRLAARGFLPPPQDDFADLCNLPKLNEDSILNNLRTRFCKKKIYTYAGSILIAINPFKFLPIYNPKYVKLYENHQLGKLEPHIFAIADVAYYAMLRKKVNQCIVISGESGSGKTQSTNFLIHCLTALSQKGYASGVERTILGAGPVLEAFGNAKTAHNNNSSRFGKFIQVNYLETGVVRGAVVEKYLLEKSRLVSREKNERNYHVFYYLLLGASEEERKEFKLLPPEDYFYLKQQNFKIEEEEDLHHDFERLQQAMEMVGFLPATKKQIFSVLSAILYLGNVTYQRKSTGRDEGLEVGPPEVLATLSDLLKVKEELLVEALTKRKTVTVNDKLILPYSHSEAITARDSMAKSLYSALFDWIVLRINHALLNKKDMEESVPRLSIGVLDIFGFEDFETNSFEQFCINYANEQLQYYFNHHIFNLEQEEYQAEGITWHNIDYTDNVGCIHLISKKPTGLLYLLDEESNFPHATDETLLAKFKQQHQGNKYFLSTPVMEPAFVIQHFAGKVKYQIKDFREKNTDHMRPDIVALLRSSDRAYVRQLIGMDPVAMFRWGILRATIRGMAAFNEAGRSWAAKTAGVVRPTSRTPLGEIQRANAPIERIYKDMHAQIISSIKNLQLDGEDPRKLLQSWGRLRFPRHVLQKIKGTKQKQIIPKNLLDSRSLKFIVSLTLHDRTTKSLLHLHKKKKPPSISAQFQTSLTKLLETLNKAEPFFIRCIRSNADKKEMYLDEALVLQQLRYTGMLETVRIRRSGYGAKYTFQEFLEQFRVLLPKDSTACEEDISALLDKKMGLDPTTYQIGKTKVFLKELERQQLQDTLHKDVMRKIIFLQRWFRARLQRKEFLDMRQSAVVIQRSWRRYCKEEQRRRAATLIQAVWKGHRQRSAYHRQRQGATKIQALVRGHSARRRCHSMREDRRRKEEEMKKAEEERRRREEEEERRRQEEEEMRLRMEAEEERRKAEEEEAIRKGLEAKAALEATEGKQIEQGGPKPVKEPQTREDPDIELVTEEMLDDSLPDQEPDEVRGEDDGEVASSSHTEEEQSKDEDEEEDEWLNQAQTCDCKDLPLRSGLETNGTLAEAGPQLDEKDDDAKHGSSVGVSISVPVPSSGSKQASSTTSTTSHPEHKLVRPVAKAHVSKSQEKREQRRRRGLEHNQRETLRAASTSTSSSATSEDQTSPPKSKTPEASKQRERADSKELDQYTFVAWKMKEEKGGKKEAKISPQSGAVRPTTLSLRPADSMHEKSVADGGVLSLQRGHGPIKEKSEKWKGKTSDGEQYSLPHNREEGRSKHPLSQTASSSIDSLSPCSEGAGALLTKEMILSPESLKGSSMRRRNQEDSTLSTPSTPDRPGGFFSKILKKRPHKEPHTPDNGDLTLGQVLNEKPTGGEAPTFGYPMRHLSQSQGERANKGLGRNPTIKISRATRVSEQWNASLDREITNANELRHLDEFLGNQVNDFRSRGKSLSETEGIFVTATMQFRETIKAMYSLPKPTIGYKGLMTGYQNKVIHLAGDKQKGEVQLVVNLFQSVLDGFIRGEMKKEEAEPAKPAKARKKRRKKDKSMESPLNHVFVNYQVQILQSCDQCTSFIWGMEKAYMCSYCKMVCHKKCLSKIVTDCFTFCAKKSDEESGGQHFGVRVCHLVSEKNPVPMVLEMMLEHVEMQGLYTEGIYRKSGSANRIKELHQRLETDPHLVCLEDYPIHTVTGLVKQWLRELPDPLMTFTHYNEFLHAVELPDKQEQLYAIYKVLEELPTPNYNTLERLVFHLVRVCKEEAHNRMSPNSLAIVFAPCILRCPDGADPLLSMKDVAKTTTCVEMLISEQIRRYNEKMEEIEQLEYAETLAVNKLKIKRQNTHNWQLPLRFSAPYKGVMHEKASSELKVVPENEPLDSDSEAEKNLVERIKSIKQEKVDLACRLPEMEQPGSDQENLDSEASLSSESLLDEQQRSSTLNSEPDVGVGLQQRRYKPVYPAKPSHLAQRASIPSGLMCLRKITPSGSSSSVSSSSSSSMSESFTTNCRHQLQRRNPVIPDTVKLPPGVLAQPVSSGQRRASCPQGKRSFHYFVKRREQPGRRKDGTQSLYLDRPECDLLTHFSSCPPSASSSSSSISVGAQCPPHPCNEMPASEDHRHSSDPDITYMDNDV, from the exons AGTGCAGAAGGATGCCACAGCAGCTTCTGTGATCTCGGATGCTTCCGCGGCACTGGGGCTGGAGCCTGGCCGCCTGTATGTGTTGGCAGAGGTTAAGGAGAGTGGAGGGGAAGAATGGGTGCTGGAGGCTGGAGATCTTCCAGTGCAGAGGTTCCTGCTGTGGCCTCGGAAAGCCCAGGAGGAACACCCGCAGAGCCTTGGCTTTTACTTCTTACTCCAG GAGAGGAACAATGACGGCTCGATTCATTATGTCCACCTCCCACCCCTGTCCAAAGAGCAGGAGGCACAGCGGCTTGCCGCCAGGGGCTTCCTTCCACCTCCACAGGATGACTTTGCGGACCTTTGCAACCTCCCCAAACTCAACGAGGACAGCATCCTAAACAATCTGCGCACACGTTTCTGCAAGAAAAAGATCTACACCTATGCAGGCAGCATACTCATTGCCATAAACCCCTTCAAGTTTCTACCCATCTACAACCCAAAGTATGTCAAACTGTACGAAAACCACCAGCTGGGCAAACTGGAGCCGCACATCTTTGCCATTGCGGATGTGGCTTACTATGCAATGCTCAGGAAGAAGGTCAACCAGTGTATTGTCATCTCTGGAGAGAGTGGCTCAGGCAAGACGCAAAGTACCAACTTTCTCATCCACTGTCTGACTGCACTCAGCCAGAAAGGCTATGCCAGTGGTGTGGAGAGGACTATACTTGGTGCAGGGCCAGTTCTAGAG GCCTTTGGAAACGCCAAGACAGCTCACAATAACAACTCCAGCCGTTTTGGTAAATTCATCCAGGTTAATTACCTTGAGACCGGAGTGGTGAGAGG TGCTGTTGTGGAGAAGTATCTGCTGGAGAAGTCTCGTCTAGTCTCCAGAGAGAAGAACGAGAG GAACTACCATGTGTTTTACTACCTGTTGTTGGGTGCGTCTGAGGAGGAAAGAAAAGAATTCAAGTTGTTGCCACCTGAAGACTACTTCTACCTCAAGCAG CAAAACTTTAAgattgaagaggaggaggacctGCATCATGACTTTGAAAGACTACAACAGGCCATGGAGATGGTTGGCTTCCTTCCAGCTACCAAGAAGCA GATTTTTTCTGTGCTTTCGGCCATCTTGTACCTTGGCAACGTGACCTACCAGAGGAAGTCGACAGGCCGAGACGAGGGCTTGGAGGTGGGGCCGCCAGAGGTCTTGGCCACTCTCTCTGACCTACTGAAG GTCAAAGAGGAGCTGCTGGTTGAAGCGCTGACGAAGAGGAAAACGGTGACGGTCAATGACAAGCTGATCCTCCCCTATAGCCACTCTGAG GCAATCACGGCCAGAGACTCGATGGCAAAATCTTTATACAGCGCCTTATTTGACTGGATTGTCCTACGCATAAATCATGCACTGCTTAACAAGAAAGACATGGAGGAATCTGTCCCA CGCTTGTCAATCGGTGTCTTGGACATATTTGGCTTTGAGGACTTTGAGACGAACAGCTTTGAACAGTTTTGCATCAACTATGCAAATGAGCAGCTGCAGTATTATTTCAATCACCACATATTCAATCTGGAGCAG GAGGAGTACCAAGCAGAGGGAATCACTTGGCATAACATTGACTACACAGACAATGTAGGCTGCATCCATCTTATCAGCAAGAAGCCCACTGGCCTGCTTTATCTGCTGGATGAGGAGAGCAA CTTCCCCCATGCCACAGATGAGACACTATTAGCCAAATTCAAGCAGCAGCATCAGGGCAATAAATACTTTTTGTCCACACCAGTCATGGAGCCTGCTTTCGTCATTCAACACTTTGCTGGGAAAGTCAAGTATCAAATCAAG GATTTCCGTGAGAAAAACACAGATCACATGCGTCCGGACATTGTGGCGTTATTGCGGAGCAGCGACCGAGCGTACGTGCGGCAGCTCATCGGCATGGACCCTGTGGCCATGTTTCGATGGGGCATCTTGCGCGCCACAATCAGAGGCATGGCTGCCTTCAATGAGGCCGGTCGCTCATGGGCCGCCAAGACTGCAG GCGTCGTGCGTCCAACCTCCAGAACTCCCTTGGGAGAGATTCAGCGGGCCAATGCTCCAATAGAGAGAATTTACAA AGACATGCATGCGCAGATCATCAGCTCCATTAAGAACTTGCAGCTGGATGGTGAGGACCCTCGCAAGCTGTTGCAGTCCTGGGGTCGTCTCCGCTTCCCGCGACATGTCCTCCA GAAAATCAAAGGAACTAAACAGAAGCAGATCATCCCAAAG AATCTGTTGGATTCTCGGTCCCTGAAGTTCATTGTAAGCCTAACCCTACATGACCGCACCACCAAGTCGCTTCTTCATCTacacaaaaagaagaagccccCCAGCATCAGTGCCCAGTTCCAG ACCTCCCTGACTAAACTCTTGGAAACTCTGAACAAAGCAGAGCCTTTCTTCATCCGCTGTATCCGCTCCAATGCTGACAAG AAGGAGATGTATCTAGACGAGGCCTTGGTGCTCCAGCAGCTCCGTTACACTGGAATGCTGGAGACTGTTCGAATCAGGCGGTCTGGCTATGGTGCTAAATATACATTCCAG GAATTCTTAGAGCAGTTTAGGGTTCTGCTGCCAAAGGACTCCACTGCTTGTGAGGAGGACATTTCTGCTTTGCTAGACAAGAAGATGGGCTTGGATCCCACCACATACCAGATAGGCAAAACAAAG GTGTTTTTGAAAGAGCTGGAGCGGCAACAGCTGCAAGACACGCTGCACAAGGATGTGATGCGCAAGATAATCTTTTTGCAGCGCTGGTTCAGGGCTCGCCTGCAGAGGAAAGAGTTTCTTGACATGAGACAGTCAGCTGTCGTGATCCAG CGTTCATGGCGCAGGTACTGCAAAGAGGAACAAAGGCGACGGGCTGCAACTCTAATCCAGGCTGTTTGGAAAGGACACAGACAAAGATCAGCATATCATCGCCAAAGACAAGGTGCCACCAAGATACAAGCCCTAGTCAGAGGGCACTCGGCACGAAGAAG ATGCCACTCTATGCGTGAGGATCGACGCAGAAAGGAGGAAGAGATGAAGAAGGCAGAAGAGGAAAGGAGGCgccgggaggaagaggaggaaaggAGGCGACAGGAAGAAGAGGAAATGAGGTTACGAATGGAGGCGGAGGAGGAAAGAAGAAAGgctgaagaggaggaggcaATCAGGAAAGGGCTGGAAGCTAAGGCTGCATTGGAGGCAACAGAGGGGAAACAAATAGAGCAGGGAGGGCCAAAACCAGTAAAGGAGCCTCAAACAAGAGAGGATCCGGATATAGAACTGGTCACAGAGGAGATGCTGGATGACAGCCTGCCCGACCAGGAGCCAGATGAGGTGAGAGGAGAGGATGATGGGGAGGTTGCATCAAGCTCCCATACAGAGGAAGAACAGAGTAAGGatgaagacgaggaggaggatgaaTGGCTAAACCAAGCACAAACATGCGATTGTAAAGATCTACCTCTCAGGTCTGGTTTGGAGACCAACGGTACTTTGGCTGAGGCTGGTCCTCAACTAGATGAAAAGGACGATGATGCAAAACACGGTTCTTCTGTTGGGGTCTCCATCAGTGTTCCTGTACCTTCTTCTGGTTCGAAACAGGCTTCCAGCACTACCTCTACTACTTCCCATCCTGAGCATAAACTAGTCCGTCCTGTAGCCAAGGCCCACGTATCTAAAAGTCAGGAGAAGAGAGAGCAGAGGAGACGGAGAGGGTTGGAGCACAACCAGAGAGAGACTTTACGAGCTGCCTCAACCTCCACCTCATCCTCAGCGACCAGTGAGGACCAAACATCCCCTCCAAAGAGCAAAACACCCGAGGCGTCAAAGCAACGAGAGCGGGCCGACAGCAAGGAGCTTGATCAGTATACGTTTGTGGCCTGGAAGATGAAGGAAGAAAAAGGAGGGAAGAAGGAAGCCAAAATTTCTCCGCAATCCGGTGCTGTTCGTCCAACTACGTTATCACTACGACCGGCTGACTCAATGCATGAGAAAAGTGTGGCGGATGGTGGAGTTTTAAGCCTGCAGCGTGGCCATGGGCCAATCAAAGAGAAGTCGGAGAAGTGGAAGGGAAAGACGAGCGATGGAGAACAATATTCTCTACCTCACAACAGAGAGGAGGGAAGGTCCAAGCATCCGCT aagTCAAACTGCCTCCTCCTCAATTGACAGTTTGTCTCCATGTTCAGAGGGCGCTGGTGCTCTTTTAACCAAAGAG ATGATTTTGTCTCCAGAGAGCTTAAAAGGAAGCTCCATGAGGAGGAGAAACCAGGAGGATTCAACCCTCTCCACCCCATCTACACCAGACAG GCCAGGCGGTTTCTTCAGTAAAATCTTGAAAAAGCGACCACACAAGGAGCCTCACACTCCCGACAATGGAGACTTGACACTTGGACAGGTTCTCAACGAAAAGCCAACAGGAGGGGAAG CCCCAACATTTGGATACCCAATGCGACATTTATCCCAGTCCCAAGGAGAGCGTGCCAACAAAGGTTTGGGCCGTAATCCCACCATAAAGATTAGCCGTGCCACACGTGTCTCTGAGCAGTGGAACGCTTCACTGGATCGGGAGATCACCAATGCCAATGAGCTGCGGCACCTTGATGAGTTTCTAGGGAACCAG GTCAATGATTTCCGCTCCAGAGGGAAATCGCTGTCAGAAACAGAGGGCATCTTTGTAACAGCCACCATGCAGTTCAGAGAAACTATAAAAGCCATGTATTCTCTCCCT AAACCAACAATTGGCTACAAAGGTCTGATGACAGGCTACCAAAACAAAGTGATCCACCTGGCCGGTGACAAGCAAAAAGGAGAAGTCCAGCTTGTGGTCAACCTGTTTCAATCGGTGCTAGATGGCTTCATTAGAGGGGAGATGAAGAAAGAGGAAGCTGAGCCTGCCAAG CCTGCTAAAGCTCGGAAGAAGCGGCGGAAAAAAGATAAAAGT ATGGAAAGTCCCTTGAATCACGTGTTCGTCAACTATCAGGTCCAAATCTTGCAGTCATGTGACCAGtgcacttctttcatctgggGAATGGAGAAGGCCTACATGTGTAGCT ATTGTAAGATGGTGTGCCACAAAAAGTGCCTGAGTAAAATAGTCACAGACTGCTTCACTTTCTGTGCCAAAAAG AGTGATGAAGAGTCTGGTGGCCAGCACTTTGGTGTCCGCGTGTGTCACCTGGTGAGTGAGAAGAACCCAGTTCCGATGGTCCTGGAGATGATGCTGGAGCACGTGGAGATGCAGGGCCTCTATACCGAGGGCATCTACCGCAAGTCTGGCTCAGCCAACCGCATAAAAGAACTGCACCAGCGACTTGAGACTG acCCCCACCTCGTGTGCCTTGAAGACTACCCCATCCACACAGTTACAGGCCTGGTGAAACAGTGGCTGAGGGAGCTGCCAGACCCACTGATGACCTTCACACATTATAATGAGTTCCTGCATGCAGTAG AGCTGCCAGATAAACAGGAGCAACTCTACGCCATCTACAAAGTGCTGGAAGAGCTTCCGACACCAAACTACAACACACTGGAGAGGCTCGTTTTCCACCTTGTCAG GGTGTGTAAAGAGGAAGCTCACAACCGCATGTCTCCTAACTCCTTGGCCATTGTCTTCGCTCCGTGCATCCTGCGCTGCCCAGATGGTGCGGACCCGCTTCTTAGCATGAAAGATGTTGCCAAGACCACCAC GTGCGTGGAGATGCTCATCAGTGAGCAGATCAGACGCTACAATGAAAAGATGGAGGAAATCGAGCAGCTGGAGTACGCAGAGACGCTGGCTGTCAACAAGCTAAAAATCAAGAGACAGAACACG CACAACTGGCAATTACCTCTCAGGTTCTCAGCTCCTTACAAAGGAGTG ATGCATGAAAAGGCCAGTTCAGAACTCAAAGTTGTCCCTGAGAATGAGCCTCTGGACTCAGACTCGGAGGCTGAGAAGAACTTGGTGGAACGCATCAAGTCCATCAAACAGGAGAA AGTGGATCTGGCCTGCCGCTTACCAGAGATGGAGCAGCCTGGTTCAGACCAGGAGAACTTGGACTCCGAAGCCTCGCTGAGCTCTGAAAGCCTCTTGGACGAGCAGCAGCGTTCTTCCACTCTCAACTCGGAGCCCGATG TTGGAGTTGGCCTTCAGCAGAGGAGATACAAGCCAGTATACCCAGCCAAGCCATCCCACCTGGCGCAGAGAGCATCAATCCCTAGTGGACTCATGTGTCTGAGAAAAATCACCCCTTCTGgctcttcctcctccgtgtccagctcctcctcctcttcaatgtCCGAATCCTTCACCACTAACTGCAGGCACCAGCTGCAACGCCGCAACCCCGTCATCCCGGACACGGTTAAACTGCCTCCGGGTGTTCTCGCCCAGCCCGTGAGCTCGGGTCAAAGACGGGCTTCCTGCCCTCAAGGAAAGCGTTCTTTTCACTACTTTGTGAAGCGAAGGGAGCAACCAGGCCGCCGTAAAGACGGCACCCAGTCCCTCTACCTCGACAGGCCCGAGTGTGACCTGTTGACCCATTTCTCCTCCTGTCCGCCTtctgcttcctcctcctcctcatccatcTCCGTGGGGGCACAGTGTCCACCACACCCGTGCAACGAGATGCCAGCCTCGGAGGACCATAGACATTCTTCGGACCCAGACATAACGTATATGGACAATGATGTCTGA